GTCTCTCACCAGCAAAGTAAAGCCTTACAAGTTTGGCTTTGGCCCGTTTGCACCGGATACGTATAAAGTCCGATACCCTTATTATTATCGTGCTCCATTTGGGGTAAAACCTGAAGAATATGATCAACATTTATTGCAGCAGCTTGAAGACTTTTTCCAGGCTGAAGTTCCTGCGGAGGAAATTGCGGCAATCATTATGGAACCTGTCCAAGGCGAAGGTGGATTCATTGTTCCGTCTAAGACCTTTGTGCAAGGTGTTAAGCAGATTTGTGAAAAACACGGTATACTTTTTATTGCAGATGAAATTCAAACAGGCTTTGGACGTACCGGCAAAATGTTTGCTATCGAGCATTTTGATGTGGTTCCTGATATTATGACCATGTCAAAATCGATTGCTGCAGGACTTCCAATCAGTGCTGTAACAGGCCGTGCGGAAATTATGGATGCTGCTGCACCAGGAGAAATCGGGGGTACGTACGGCGGAAGTCCGCTTGGATGCGTTGCAGCCTTAAAAGTCATTGAAACACTTGAGGAAGATCAGCTTCTTGACCGTGCAGACGTGATCGGCGAAAAAATATTATCTCGTTTTAACAATCTAAAGGAAACATATGATGTAATTGGAGATGTGCGCGGTCTTGGTGCCATGTGTGCCGTCGAGCTCGTAAAGGACTCGGAATCAAAAGAGCCTAACAAAGAATTAACCGCAAAACTTGTCCAAGAATGCCAGCGCCAAGGTGTCATTGTTCTGAGCGCGGGATTGTACAGCAATGTATTAAGATTCCTTGCACCGCTTGTTATTACTGACGAGCAATTAGATGAGGCTCTTAATGTGATTGAATCAGTACTGAAAAAATTAATTTAATGGATGGGAGTGTTACGGTTGAAAAAGCATCTTTTCATTGGTGGTCAATGGGTCGAAGCAAAAGAGTACCGCCCTTTATACAGCCCTTATAATAATGAACTTCTTGCGGAAATTGCACATGCAGATGGGCAGGATGTAGACGCGGCGATTGAAGCAGCTGAAAAGGCGCGGCCAGTTATGGCCAAAATGCCAGCGCATCAGCGGGCAGCTATTCTAGAGAAATTAGTAGAATTATTGAAGGAAAATGAAGAAGAGTGCACAAAATTACTTGCATTAGAAGCAGCAAAACCGTGGACCACTGCAAAAGCCGAAGTGGCACGAACAATTATGACCTACAAATTTGCGGCAGAAGAAGCAAGGCGCATCCACGGGGAAACCTTGCCGCTTGATGCAGCGCCAGGCGGAGAAGGCAGGATTTCCTTCACCATCCGTCAGCCGATTGGTGTCATTGCAGCCATTATGCCGTTTAACTTCCCATTGAATCTGGTAGCACATAAAGTGGGGCCGGCCATTGCTTCCGGAAACACAATTGTTTTAAAACCTGCATCCCAAACTCCTTTAACTTCTTTATTTTTGGCAGAGCTGCTGCAGCAAGCAGGCTTGCCGGAGGGAGCGTTAAATGTTGTAACAGGAAGCGGGGCTGTTGTTGGTGATCGCTTGGTTGCAGATGACCGTGTGAAAGCCATCACCTTTACTGGAAGTCCGGCAGTAGGGATCGGTTTGCGCAATAAGGCCGGGTTAAAAAGGGTGACATTGGAACTTGGCTCAAACTCGGCATTAATCGTTGATAAAGGCGTAGATATCGACTCTATTATTGCAAGAACTGTAACAGGGGCCTTCTCCTTTGCAGGCCAAGTCTGTATTTCTTTGCAACGGGCCTATGTCCATGAAGATCTTTATGAAGAGTTCGTTGAAAAGTTTGTCGCGCAGACTAAAACGTTAAAATTAGGAAGTCCGCTTGATCCTGAAACAGATGTTTCAGCTGTCATCAATCCGAAGGATGCGGAACGTGCGATCTCTTGGATTGAAGAGGCAAGAGAATCAGGTGCTGTTGTAGCAGTTGGCGGCGGGCGAGACGGAAATATTGTAGAGCCGACGGTATTGCTTCATGTTCATCCAAAACAAAAGGTTTCCTGTCAGGAAGTATTTGCACCTATTGTCTTGATTAACAAAATCTCTTCGGTTGATGAGGCAATTGGGTATGTGAATGATTCTCGCTATGGCCTCCAGGCAGGTATTTACACGAACGACATCTATACAGCCATGAGAGCGGCAGAAGAACTTGAAGTTGGCGGAGTTATGATCAATGACATTCCGACCTTCCGTGTCGATCATATGCCATACGGCGGAGTGAAAGAAAGCGGAATTGGCCGTGAAGGTATCAAATACGCCATCGAAGAAATGACTGAAATGAAACTGATCAGCATTAAAAAATAAAGTAACAGGGTTTGACTCCCGGCGCAGTAATGCAGAAAAGCGCCGGGGGTCAAACCCTTTTTTGTTTATAAGTAGAAAAGTATAACTAAAATTTAGTTGCAAAGGAATAATAAGTATACATGATGTTATACAGAGTAGAGGTGATTTTTGCTGTGGGACAAAGGTTCATGACTTATATTCTTGAACCGGATTTATGGATAGGTGCCCTGATTTCTTTTCTTATTCCATTCGGTTGTTTTAAGTTATTCAAATGGCTCAAGAATTACAATTTTCCAAAGAAAAAAAAGAGAAATTCAGAGGACTGCCAGAGATCAATACATGATTATAACGCCATAAAATTCACAGACAACTTCCGGAATAATCTACAAGTGTTGAGGGAAATCCTCGGCCATAGTTCAGATGTCACTTTTCGCCAATTTCAGATTAACAACTCAGACCTAATGGCAGCTGTGGTTTTTGTTGATGGACTGGTAGATAAAACAACCCTGCAAGAACAAATAATTAAGCCGCTATTACACAAGCAAGACATTGTGAAACAGGTGTGGGGCAGCATTGATAGGATAACAAAAGATATTGCTGATTCAGTTATTTCCATTGCAGAAGTAAAAAAGGTGAGCAGTCTAGATGATTGCATTTCCGAAGTTCTGTCCGGAAGTGCCGCTTTATTAATAGACGGGTACGAAGAAGTCCTTATTCTTGGAGCGCAAGGAGGAGAAAGCCGGGCAATACAGGAACCTATTTCCGAAGAGGTTGTACGTGGGCCAAGGGATGGTTTTAATGAGAATCTTCGGACAAATACAGTACTAATTCGCCGTCGAATCAAAGATCCGAATTTGACAATAATCAATTATACGGTTGGAAGCCGTTCGCAAACCAACCTGGCACTTATCTATATTAAAGGACTGACGAATCAGGATTTGGTAGAAGAAGTGAAAAGGAGAATTGAGCAAATTGATATTGATGAGGTCCCTGAGTCAGGATATATTGAACAGCTAATAGAGGATAATTACTTATCCCCATTCCCGCAGATACAAAATACAGAGCGTCCTGATCGTGTGGCAAGTGCTTTAATGGAAGGACAGTTTGCTCTATTGCTGGATGGAACGCCTTTCGCCCTGATCGCTCCTGTTACTTTTTCCATGCTGATGACATCACCGGAGGATTATTATCAGAGATGGTTACCAGCATCGCTGTTACGAATCATGCGATATGGGTCTGCTTTTATGGCATTATTTCTTCCTTCCCTCTACATTGCTTTAATATCCTACAATCACGGATTAATTCCAACAAAGCTTGTCATGTCTATTATAGGAAGCCGGGAAGATGTTCCCTTTCCCGGTATCGTAGAAGGGCTGATTATGGAGGTTACCCTTGAAATCCTTCGGGAAGCAGGGCTTCGCTTACCGAAACAAATTGGGCAGACGGTCGGCATTGTCGGTGGTCTCGTAATTGGGCAAGCAGCAGTAGAAGCGGGAATTGTCAGCCCAATCATGGTGATTGTAGTGGCGTTAACCGCGATCTCGTCTTTTACCTTTCCGCAATATGGGGTGGGTATTGCCATTCGGATCCTTCGCTTTGGAATGATGTTGGTGGCCTCTGTATTCGGCCTTTACGGAATTATTATGTTTTATATTTTGATTATGGCTCATCTCGTAAAGTTAAAAAGCTTTGGAGTCAATTACCTGTCCCCTTTTGTCCCCTATCGTATGAAAGATTGGAAAGATTCGATTATAAGAATACCGCTTAAAATGATGAACCGAAGGCCGGAAACCAACAAATCGCAAGATCATAAACGTCAGTAGATGGGGAGAGTGAGATACAATTCATGATTACATACCCAAAAGATCAAATCACAGTGACACAAGCTGCTGTAGTTGTATCAAATACCATAATTGGCACGGGGATTCTTACTTCCCCCCGTACTATAGCACAGGAAGTGGGAAGCCCCGATGGATGGATTTCTGTGATTTTAAGCGGAATGATCGCCTTGCTGGCAGGGTATGTCGTTGCTAAACTAAGTCAGCGTTTTCCAGGCCAAACCTTCTATGAATACAGTCAAATAGTAGTCGGAAAGTTTTTAGGGCGAATTCACGGAGGCATATTTACATTTTACTTTCTTCTTTCTGCTGGTTTTCAGCTGCGAGCGATGGGGGAAATGATCCGCATGTACTTGTTGGATAATACTCCAATCGAAGTCATTATTATTTTTTTTATGAGTGTAGCAACGTACCTAATGGTAGGAGGAATTAATGCAATTGCTCGTCTATTTGAGCTTTTTCTTCCTTTTATTATTCTTATTCTACTATCTTTAGTTGTATTTAGTTTAGGGGATTTTAAGCTGGAGAATATTCGTCCCGTAATGGGGGATGGAATTACGCCAATATTCAATGGGATCAAAACATCAGCTCTTTCTTTAAGTGGTTTTGAAGTGATGCTGCTCTTTACTGCTTTTATGAAAGAGCCTCAAAAAGCAGTAAAATCAACACTTATTGGAATTGGTGTGGTTATTCCCTTGTATGTTCTTATCGTAGTAATGTGTATTGGAACGTTTGGCATCGATGAATTGAAAACACTGACATGGCCGATGATGGAAGATGCCATGTCCATCGAGGTACCGGGAGGGGTGTTGGAGAGGTTCGAATCTTTATTTTCCATCCTTTGGGTGATGACGATGTATACCACCTTTGTTCCATTTCATTATGCCGCAAGCCTTGGGCTGGGACAACTCTTGAATAGAAATTATCAAACATTCATTTTTGCATCATTACCAGTGATTTATCTAATTGCGATGTATCCGGAAAATTTGGATAATGTTTTTGCTTTAGGCAGTTTTATCGGATACTCATCAGTATTTATTATGGGCATCATGCCGTTCTACTTTTGGATCATCGCGATGATAAGGGGGAAAGGCATTGCGAGTTACTAAGATAATGAGTATTTTATTAGTGCTTTTTTCTCTTATTCCCATTTCTGGGTGTTGGGATCGAAGGGAGATTCAGGATATTGGCATTACGCTCGGAATAGGATTCGACAAACCCGTCGTGAAGGAAGTAAAAGAACAGGGACATAAGTCAGAACAAGGTCATAGAGTGTCCATGATCCATCAATTTGCTATCCCAAAACAATCTGCAGCAAATAAAGAAGGCGGAGCACAGAAAGATTATTTCAATCTTATAAGTGAAGGGGATCTTGTTTTTGATAATTTACAGGAAATTTCGATGCGGATTGCAATCCCCCCCAGCTATGAGCATTTAAAAGTCATCGTCATCAGCGAGGATGTGGCTCGTACGATCGATTTAAATAACATTATAAATTTCATATTGCGGAATACAGAAACGAGAAGATCTACTAGAGTTGTGGTATCTAAAGGAAAAGCCAGAGAAGTGTTTGAAAAACAAGGTATCATCACAAATCCGGCTTTGAAACTAATGGAATCAACCGATAATTACAACAAAACAATGCGAATGGCTACAGAAATAAAACTAGGTGAAATTTCAGGATATCTTAGTTCGAAAAGAAGTTTTGTGGTTCAACGGGTGACCACTTCCAAAAAGGAAATGAAAATACATGGCGCTGCTGTTATTAATGGTAAAAGCGGCAAAATGATTGGGGAATTGGGAGAAAAGGAAATAGAAGGATTGAATTGGTTAAAGGGGGACAAGGGAAGAAGGGGGATCGTCGAAGGGGTAGATCCGAAAAGTAAAGGGAAACTTGTATATGAATTACGTAAAATGAAAAGTAAGATTCAGCCAAAAGTGACTGGAAGTAAGATTTCCTTCACTATTGAAATTGAGACAGAAGGGAAACTTAGAGAGGATTGGGTGAACCCGGGAAACGCTTTTAAAACAGATTTTATAAAAAGAGCAGAACTGGCAACAGGAATTGCGATTAAAAAGACAGCTGAACGGACACTTGCAAAAACACAGAAAGAATTCAAGGAGGATGTGCTTGGCCTTGATAAAAGACTGAGTATTGATTATCCCCATGTATGGAAAAAGGTAAAGGGAGGTTGGAGTGAACGATTTAGTGAGATTCCGGTAAATATAAAGGTAAGGGTGAAGATACGTGATTTTGGAACAAAAGGGACGAAAAAAGCATAATAGGAAAGTTATTAAATTCGAATAGTCGGGATCTGTCGCTCCCGACTATTCGAAATATAATTGTGTTATTTCTTTTTATCACCTTTTGGTCCAAAGCAGCCGATGATTGCACCTATTAAGGCAGGAATCATCCAGCCAAGACCGATGCTGTAAAGCGGTAGGTAATTCGTGTAGAATGCTTTAATCGAATCAAATAAAGAAACGGTTGTCCCTGGTAAACTAGCGGCTAGTGCGCTGTAACCATCAAAGAAACTGACAAAGAATGTTAAAAGCATGGAGACAGCAAAAACGCTTTGTTTATAACGAAATAATGGAGCACACAAGGTTAATAGAATAAGTACAATAGCGAGCGGGTACAGGATCATTAATACCGGGACTGCGAATTGAATGATATTGTTTAACCCAAAGTTGGCGATAATAAATGAGACAATACATAGTATTAGTACAAACGATTTATAACTAATTTTAGGAACAAATTGATGGAAAAATTCACTGCATGATGTAATAAGTCCAATGCTTGTTTTTAGACAAGCTAGTACAATGATAATGGCCAGTAAAATCGTACCGAACGATCCGTAATAGTGGTGGGCAACAGCTGCAAAAATCTCGCCGCCATTCTGAAATGATCCAATAGCCGAGATACTCGACGCCCCCATATACGTAATAAGTCCGTAAATCAGCATCATTAAAGCCATTGCGAAAACGCCAGATTTCCATGTAGCTTTGGCAATATCTTTAGTATTCGTGATGCCTTGTCCCTTAATAGCATGAATGACTACAATACCAAATGCAAGTGATGCCAGGGCATCCATTGTATTATAACCCTCTTTGAAACCTGTAATGAAAGCCAGATTCGTATAGTCTCCTGAAGGGTTGCCAAAATGACCCATAGGCTTAACAATTGCTGTAATGATTAAAACAAAAAGAAAGATTAGGAATGCTGGTGTCAAGTATTTTCCAATGTAATCCAAAATCTTTGCGGGATTAAGAGAGAAATAGTAAACAATGGCAAAGAAAACAAAGCTGAAAATGCCGAGCCATAAGCTGGTACTTCCTGGATTTATGTATGGTTCAAAACCGACAACAAATGGTACAGTTGCCGTACGGGGAATAGCGAAAAATGGCCCAATGGTTAAGTAAAGAGCGATAGCAAAGACTGCACTAAAAAGCGGGTGTACTCTGTTAGCTAAATCACGCAGTCCATTGCTTCCGGAAAGGCCAATCGCTAAAATTCCCAAAAAAGGAAGGCCAATGGCGGTAACTAAAAAGCCAATTAATGCCGGCCAAAAGTTTGTCCCAGCAAGCTGCCCTAATTGAATGGGGAAAATCAAATTCCCAGCACCAAAGAACATCCCGAAAAGCATAGTTCCGATTACTGCATAGGTCGAAAAAGATATTTTTTGTTTCATATAATTTGCTTCCTCTCGTTGTGATAATACGGTCAAGTGTTATAGAAAAATTTCCTTTTTTCTCTTTCCCCCTTTTTAACAGGAGTTATATATCTAACTACTATAAAATAAAAAAGAAAATACGGTCCTTTATTCGAACCGTTTTCCAGTCACTACATAGTACAAATCAGGATCATTTTTCCAAAAGGATTGAACTTTATCCTCACCTACTATTTTCGTCAGCTCTCCGAAAGCAATATCATGTCGAATATATTCAATGGCTACTAAAACAAGAGCAGGATCAGTGGTTTTTACTGCCCAAGATGTAGTATTTGGGGCAAATTGAGCAATTAATACTTCTTCATTATCCCTTACAATAATGGTTAAACGCCCGCCCATCCGCTTTTCAGTGATTTCTGGTGCCATGTAATTGTGATGAAAGGTAACTCCAAGTTTGTGATCGGGATCTGCAAATAGCATGGAAAAAACTTTGATGCCTTCCTGAACTCGTTGTTCAATTAGTTCCTTGACTGAGGATGCTTGAGGATTCCAAATGGACATCCAAACTTCTTCTTCTGCTTTATTAATCATATCCATGATTTCAGCCATGACATGTTCGTCGCTTTTCAAACGCCAAATGACATCCGTATCCCTTTCATTTTCTAGTTTATTTAAACTTTTCTCTAGAAAATGAAAGGATTCATCAAAATTTTTACGTAATCTCTTGATTAACTCTTCAGCCGGAAGAGGAACGTATTTCACGGGTTCAGAAGGAACGGTATAAATGGCCCCTTTATCCAAAAGCTTCCCTAGAACTTCATAGATCATAGATCGTGGCACACCAGATCGCTTACTGACTTCATATCCTGTTACAGGTGAATTTTTCAGCAGATTTATATATGCTTTACATTCATATTGCGAGAAACCTAATTTTTGTAGTTCTTTAATAATATCGTCCATTTTGGCTCCCATGGATAATCTTTTATTAGTAGTTAGAGTAATACTCACTATATATACTTGCTAATAAAAAGTCA
Above is a genomic segment from Neobacillus endophyticus containing:
- the brnQ gene encoding branched-chain amino acid transport system II carrier protein, translating into MKQKISFSTYAVIGTMLFGMFFGAGNLIFPIQLGQLAGTNFWPALIGFLVTAIGLPFLGILAIGLSGSNGLRDLANRVHPLFSAVFAIALYLTIGPFFAIPRTATVPFVVGFEPYINPGSTSLWLGIFSFVFFAIVYYFSLNPAKILDYIGKYLTPAFLIFLFVLIITAIVKPMGHFGNPSGDYTNLAFITGFKEGYNTMDALASLAFGIVVIHAIKGQGITNTKDIAKATWKSGVFAMALMMLIYGLITYMGASSISAIGSFQNGGEIFAAVAHHYYGSFGTILLAIIIVLACLKTSIGLITSCSEFFHQFVPKISYKSFVLILCIVSFIIANFGLNNIIQFAVPVLMILYPLAIVLILLTLCAPLFRYKQSVFAVSMLLTFFVSFFDGYSALAASLPGTTVSLFDSIKAFYTNYLPLYSIGLGWMIPALIGAIIGCFGPKGDKKK
- a CDS encoding aldehyde dehydrogenase family protein, with protein sequence MGVLRLKKHLFIGGQWVEAKEYRPLYSPYNNELLAEIAHADGQDVDAAIEAAEKARPVMAKMPAHQRAAILEKLVELLKENEEECTKLLALEAAKPWTTAKAEVARTIMTYKFAAEEARRIHGETLPLDAAPGGEGRISFTIRQPIGVIAAIMPFNFPLNLVAHKVGPAIASGNTIVLKPASQTPLTSLFLAELLQQAGLPEGALNVVTGSGAVVGDRLVADDRVKAITFTGSPAVGIGLRNKAGLKRVTLELGSNSALIVDKGVDIDSIIARTVTGAFSFAGQVCISLQRAYVHEDLYEEFVEKFVAQTKTLKLGSPLDPETDVSAVINPKDAERAISWIEEARESGAVVAVGGGRDGNIVEPTVLLHVHPKQKVSCQEVFAPIVLINKISSVDEAIGYVNDSRYGLQAGIYTNDIYTAMRAAEELEVGGVMINDIPTFRVDHMPYGGVKESGIGREGIKYAIEEMTEMKLISIKK
- a CDS encoding spore germination protein; protein product: MTYILEPDLWIGALISFLIPFGCFKLFKWLKNYNFPKKKKRNSEDCQRSIHDYNAIKFTDNFRNNLQVLREILGHSSDVTFRQFQINNSDLMAAVVFVDGLVDKTTLQEQIIKPLLHKQDIVKQVWGSIDRITKDIADSVISIAEVKKVSSLDDCISEVLSGSAALLIDGYEEVLILGAQGGESRAIQEPISEEVVRGPRDGFNENLRTNTVLIRRRIKDPNLTIINYTVGSRSQTNLALIYIKGLTNQDLVEEVKRRIEQIDIDEVPESGYIEQLIEDNYLSPFPQIQNTERPDRVASALMEGQFALLLDGTPFALIAPVTFSMLMTSPEDYYQRWLPASLLRIMRYGSAFMALFLPSLYIALISYNHGLIPTKLVMSIIGSREDVPFPGIVEGLIMEVTLEILREAGLRLPKQIGQTVGIVGGLVIGQAAVEAGIVSPIMVIVVALTAISSFTFPQYGVGIAIRILRFGMMLVASVFGLYGIIMFYILIMAHLVKLKSFGVNYLSPFVPYRMKDWKDSIIRIPLKMMNRRPETNKSQDHKRQ
- the gabT gene encoding 4-aminobutyrate--2-oxoglutarate transaminase, translating into METTTKTINLKTSIPGPKAASLLERRANNVPKGVSNNVPSFAAKGHGAVLEDVDGNVYIDLAGAIGTQNTGHCPPKVVEALMEQVQKYLHPGFNVMMYEPYIELAEKLNQITPGSHAKKTFFLNSGAEAVENAVKIARKYTGRKAIISFDRAFHGRTLLAMSLTSKVKPYKFGFGPFAPDTYKVRYPYYYRAPFGVKPEEYDQHLLQQLEDFFQAEVPAEEIAAIIMEPVQGEGGFIVPSKTFVQGVKQICEKHGILFIADEIQTGFGRTGKMFAIEHFDVVPDIMTMSKSIAAGLPISAVTGRAEIMDAAAPGEIGGTYGGSPLGCVAALKVIETLEEDQLLDRADVIGEKILSRFNNLKETYDVIGDVRGLGAMCAVELVKDSESKEPNKELTAKLVQECQRQGVIVLSAGLYSNVLRFLAPLVITDEQLDEALNVIESVLKKLI
- a CDS encoding GerAB/ArcD/ProY family transporter, translating into MITYPKDQITVTQAAVVVSNTIIGTGILTSPRTIAQEVGSPDGWISVILSGMIALLAGYVVAKLSQRFPGQTFYEYSQIVVGKFLGRIHGGIFTFYFLLSAGFQLRAMGEMIRMYLLDNTPIEVIIIFFMSVATYLMVGGINAIARLFELFLPFIILILLSLVVFSLGDFKLENIRPVMGDGITPIFNGIKTSALSLSGFEVMLLFTAFMKEPQKAVKSTLIGIGVVIPLYVLIVVMCIGTFGIDELKTLTWPMMEDAMSIEVPGGVLERFESLFSILWVMTMYTTFVPFHYAASLGLGQLLNRNYQTFIFASLPVIYLIAMYPENLDNVFALGSFIGYSSVFIMGIMPFYFWIIAMIRGKGIASY
- a CDS encoding TrmB family transcriptional regulator codes for the protein MDDIIKELQKLGFSQYECKAYINLLKNSPVTGYEVSKRSGVPRSMIYEVLGKLLDKGAIYTVPSEPVKYVPLPAEELIKRLRKNFDESFHFLEKSLNKLENERDTDVIWRLKSDEHVMAEIMDMINKAEEEVWMSIWNPQASSVKELIEQRVQEGIKVFSMLFADPDHKLGVTFHHNYMAPEITEKRMGGRLTIIVRDNEEVLIAQFAPNTTSWAVKTTDPALVLVAIEYIRHDIAFGELTKIVGEDKVQSFWKNDPDLYYVVTGKRFE
- a CDS encoding Ger(x)C family spore germination protein; the encoded protein is MRVTKIMSILLVLFSLIPISGCWDRREIQDIGITLGIGFDKPVVKEVKEQGHKSEQGHRVSMIHQFAIPKQSAANKEGGAQKDYFNLISEGDLVFDNLQEISMRIAIPPSYEHLKVIVISEDVARTIDLNNIINFILRNTETRRSTRVVVSKGKAREVFEKQGIITNPALKLMESTDNYNKTMRMATEIKLGEISGYLSSKRSFVVQRVTTSKKEMKIHGAAVINGKSGKMIGELGEKEIEGLNWLKGDKGRRGIVEGVDPKSKGKLVYELRKMKSKIQPKVTGSKISFTIEIETEGKLREDWVNPGNAFKTDFIKRAELATGIAIKKTAERTLAKTQKEFKEDVLGLDKRLSIDYPHVWKKVKGGWSERFSEIPVNIKVRVKIRDFGTKGTKKA